In Drechmeria coniospora strain ARSEF 6962 chromosome 03, whole genome shotgun sequence, the DNA window CGAATCTGGACTGGTTTCGGCTTCTCCATTGGCCGTAGGTGGGTGTCCACGTCCCAGTCTCCGGAGAACCCCTTGTCCTCCAACGCTGAACACCAAAATGATGTGCCGCCGATGCAGAATCTTCACTTTTGCTTGGTTGGGAAGAAAGTCGTAGGGGAGGCAGGGTGACACGGGCCAAGACTGCTGCCATGGTTGGCATGCCGGTTGCATACCAGCTTCAAcctgccacgacggcggcttcgagCTGGACATAGGAGGTGAGCCCGCGATGAAGACATCAGGGTCTCGCTTTGGAAGCGACGTGTGCACCTGCGCATGGTCGTCTCGTTGCTTCTCGGCTGGGAAGCCATATATGTAGTGAATGCAGCAGAGGTCCCAACCCTTGTACCGAGATTCATGATGAGGGGTGTGGCAacgtgctcggcgtcgaATGACGCCATGCAAGGCGTGGTCGTAATGTCGAGCATGGTGGTCAAGCCAAGTGGCGAATCCTGCCGGGGCGTCTGCTGAGTATTGACGCAAAGGTTCCAGGGGATCCAGCTCTGCATATGATGCCATGATCAGCGATCCTTCGTTACTTTGATTTGCCCCGAATGATGTGACACGGATTACATGGGAAAGGCATCAGCCCTACCATGCCCCAGACACATCCACTCGAGGCACTCGCAAACATCCTGGCGAGAACGAAATTCTTCTATCTGGAGCTTGGCTGGAGGACTCGGCGAGACGCCTACATCCGGTGTGAAGACAGGCCTTGTTTCGACGTAAGCGCAGGGTCGTCGAAATGTAGGAAGGGCTGGCTTGGGCGTTGGGGCCACAAGAGAGAAGAGGACATACCCTGACGATCGACAAGCTGCTGAAGAACACTCTGCTTGTAGCGTAGCATTTCAAGCTCCTGGGTAGCGTCAATTTCTGTTGGACGGCCATCGAAGCGTCAAACGTCGTGTGAATATCGGCTTGTTGACGAAGCAGCTGACGGACAGCGTGGTCGAGGTCACGCAGAGAGTCCGGTACGGAGGCTGACATAGTGCAGGCGAGTCCGGAGTCATTCTCATAGATGAAGCCAGCGATGACATCTGCAATGCACAAAGGTTGCACccctgctgctgttgctgccgtTGCGCCACCTTCTCCTCGATACTCACGTGGCCCAGATCTTTCCAAAGTCCGTTGTGCTGCAGACTCAAGTGACTTTTGTAGTCACGGCCTGGCGTCGTTTCCTCATGTGTTGCTTTCGTCTATTTCTCTCATTCCGCCTTTAACTCTGCTTGCATTCTATTTGCCAGCCTCTTCCCTTCTCTCGTGTTCGCTcccactcgtcgtcgtcgtcgtcgtcgtcgtcgtcggcgtgaATGCCTGCGTCAAGGCGTCGAAGGTGCTTGCTGCGAGTAACGATTGCTCGCATATCTATCTCTTCGCTATTTTCGGTCACGTTGATTCATGCTGAGCAACGGTAACGCAGTAAAAAATGAGTGTTTGCGTTGGGTGTGCACGATTACGTTGGTTGGGATAGGGATTAAACCAGCGCTGGGTGGGTTGGGATGCCCCTGCCCCTGcactgcacctgcacctgcctGCGATATCGACCGTCAGCTCGTTCAGTGGCCGAAACGACAGAGGGAACGCTTACTAATATTAGCACTAATGTGCTGCGAAAATTCCGTGATACTCCCTCCTTGTGAGCAGGTGGGTGGGTGCGTATGCGAGTAGGTCAAGTCGCTCCGCACGTACGCACTTTGTTTTCGCATGCATGCTCGATGCCCAGGCGGGTACTCTGTACGTTCCCTGACCAATTACCGTTACAAATAATAACCAAGTATAGGACCAACCGCTGCTAGCAAGAACGAAAGTGGTAGGTACGGAGGTTGTGCCTTGGTTCCTCTGCGGCGCAGCAAGGATGGGGTTGGGGAATCATCCGGGACGTTTCAGGCTGTACTGTATTCGCCCCCGTGTCCACGTACGACAGACTGCAAGGCCTGGGGGGTATAGACCATGCaggtagtacggagtgtgtAGAGATGTGCCCTCACGTCAGTGCCGAAGTCTTGCCTCATGCTTCCTTCCATCTGTGGTTGAGGATACCTTGCACGATATAAATGCATGCACGATGTATATCCCGCACGCGCTCACACTTTGGTCATCTGAGCAGCACTGCCCGGAGAGCCAGTCAGCCGTCAGGTACGATCAGGTACGAGTGAATATTCATGAGGTGCTCACTGCAGCAGTGTCCACTTCACATGGCAGTCAATGGCCGCACCTAAAGTCGAAGTGCCAGCAGCCTATTTCGCTTCGAAAGAGGTCTGGTAAGGACAGGTGTCATCAAGGAACCGGGAAACCTCAAGCACCGTTCACTCCTCGCACACGGCGGTGAATACCACAGgcctgacgacgacgacgacgacgacgacgacgacggcggcggcggcggcggcggcacacTGAAACCTGGGCAGATGCTGCTAGTTTATACATGTGGACTCCGCCCTTGCTATGAATGACGTACCCTGGTCGGTGCATGGCGGGACACATTGCACAGCACCGGCCAGCCACGAGCAAGTGTCACCAGACATATGCCGTGGGCATACGTGGGCATCAGTGCCAAGTGTGCAGAGTAGTTCTGCGGTGGTCGTGGTGATGCTGTGAAACCGGCCACGCTTGTTTGGCGTTCTGCGGGCCAAATCCTCCGCAAATGCCAAGCGCAGCAGCAGTTGCACCGGCACTCGCAGAATGATCACAACGTCCTCGATCAGAAATAGTGCCCGCCTGTCCCTGAAAGTGTTCATATTGAAATGGCCGTTAGGTGCCCAACTACGATGACTTGCTCGTCCCATCTTGTCCACGAGGGGCCCGCTGGTTCCGGCAGCCTGCTCTGGCTACCATCAACGCTCCCGGGAATACAGCATCAAGCGCCACCCTCGGCCCCCCTCGGACACTTGCCTACACGCCACGTCCTTGTACTCGTCCGCACCGCACCGAGAACGAAGGCGTTTGCGCAGATGCCTTCCGCTCGCGCTGCCGGTTGAGGCGTGTGGACGCCGGTGCCCGTTTTTCGTGCAACGCTTCCGCTTCGGTTCGCTCTTGGACCGAGACGCCATCCGTTGGGCACGCCTCCCTCCCCCTTCTCTCTGCTTGCTCCTCGTTTGATCAGTCGCGCCTGGCCCACGTCTTTTCCCGCAAGGGCATCTCCTTGCCCGACGCCTCGCGGCTGccatccgcctcggccttgtaCGCCCAGTACTCGCTGAGCCGGTCCTCGGCGTAGGTGGCGTAGTCGAAGGCGATGTGCGAGATGGTGGCCTGGATGAGAGACCAGATGCCCCAAAGGAAGCCCGGCACGCCACGGAACTCATCGACCTCATGCATGAGCTTGcgcgtctcctcctcctcgtccatcgTCTCGCCCGACAACTTGGCGTACGACTTGATGTACTCCCTGACAAAGGCCAACCGCtgcgacctcgtcggcacggCGGAATGGTCGCAGTCGTAGCCCGCCCACTCGGCAAAATGATTGGCCAGATCGAAGGCGACAGGCGATGGCGTACCGTACTCGTAGTCGATGAAGCTCACCGTTGGCGCGTCGCCCGCGGCACGGTGTATGATGACGTTGGCGCTGAGCAGGTCGCAGTGGGCAAAAACGAGCTGCATGAATCCGTCATTTCGTCAGCACAGGTTTCGACGGCGCAGGGAAAGCGGATGGACGTCTCGACGCGGCGCGTACCCCGTTTTTGCCAAGGCCGGGGCGTTGGCTCAGTTTCGGCACGAGCTCCTCGAACTCCCGTTGCAGACTCTCTCGTCTCTGCCGTTGCGGCTCCGTGTCCGTGGGCAGGGCTAGGATCCACttctgcatcgtcgtccaAAGGTTGGGGAACGGCTTTCCGGGCGCGGCGTTGACGACCTTGGTCCTGTCGTCGCGAGCGACGTTGCCGGAGCCGTTGGCGGCCCGGTCCGGCTTGACGGGCCCGTCGGACAGGCAAGGGACGGTGGCGTGCCACTGCGCCAACCGcctggcgatggcggccagcaTCTCCGGGTCGGCGAGATCTTTGGgttgggcgacggcgccgggtATGAAGCGGTACATCATGCCGTTGGcgaagcgagcgagcagcTCGGGTGCCAGCTTGTACCGCATCAGGAGCTCATGGTTGGCCGCCTCGCGCTCGCGGTCGATGAGCACGtcggtgccgttgccgtaggcgcggaggaggatggcctCGCGGTCGATTTCCGCCTTGGACAGGCCCGGGCGGCGGTTGACGGCCTTGAGCAGCGTGTTGGTGATGCCGTCGGTGAAGCGGACAAAGTCGAGGTaggcttcgtcggcggcccatTGGGGCATGAGAGCGAGGAGAAGCTTGAGGGCCGACCGCCTCGAGTCGGTGTTGTCGTACGTCAGCGGGATGAAGCGTACGTGGCCATGTTCGTCGCctgcgatggcggcggcgggcgacaTGGCGGCGACTGGCGGATCGGTTGGACAACGCGTGTTGTTGGGGCACGTTTGACGACGGACGGGGGCGGAGTCTGCGAGTTTAGGGGGCCCTCATTTGCAGGTAAATCATGGACCGTGGTGCTTCCGATGCAAACACACAAACGTCTCGACCCCAATCGGTTTCGACTCTGCCAGTAGCCACTCCGACGGGATTGTCtgaggatgccgaggtcAACAAGGCGAAGAGGACGGAGACGATGGTGGGTGGGAAGGCCGGGAAGGGCTGCACACGACTTCCTGCCAACCTCACCTAGCACGAGTCCCCTGCTTGGGGTGGTGCAGGCGGTTCAGCAGCGCTAATCTCTCGACGTGCGCGTATGCGGTTAGTGCGTGCGATGCGAGGGATATGATTGTGTGCCTGGTTACTAGTTGCGGAGTAGGTGGTGTAAAGTACAGCACCGTGGTGCATGCACTGAacacagcaagtacatgtacaccaagttgtacaagtaagcgTACAGTATGCCACGTATTTGCATGTAaagagtacggaggacggccCCTTGGTTACTCAaaatatgtacatgtacttgtgggCGTGTATGATTCGCGTGGCGTTTGACGTACCCGTACCTCCAAATTAGAGTATATGGAttggagcaagtacatgtacttctcTGGATGGGAATGTGGGTCGGGAACTTGGGGGCTTTgttgtacctgtacgagcacatgcGCGTTCAATGCCAGCGACCGATGAGCATGTGAATGGACGGGATGGATGTGAAACCGCGCTGGCACGACCAACGGACAACCTCGCGTAGGCGTACCAGTGATATGGAGAGATTGACCAGTACAGCAGGCGCCTAGAATGCAGGACaggtatacggagtaatacggagtgctgagcgcagtacggagtacgaataTATCCCTgtataagtacggagtatggaaTGCACGcaaccagtacggagtacgaagtaagtacttacaactacagtacgaactaatacttactccgaAGTTGTGTACTTGTTCCTACACCTCggcaagcacagtactccgtacttgggtgtactcaAGTGCCcaagtatacggagtacttgcaccgcTATTACTGTGCATCGGCTTACTCCGCaattaattacttgtattacttgcttacttacttacattgGCTTCGTGGCTCACATCGTCGTCCCCGCAGCATTATCAGACCGCTTCGCACTCCGGATACGTCTCGTTGACCTAGAAGTATTGTGTCTCGGAGGAGAGCGGAGCCTGCCGTTTGCTGTTCATTGATGCCTGTCGCAGGTCTGTCTGGCTTGCACGCGAATTGGAAGACGGCCTTACGCCCCTTGCGTTTCCAGCACAGTCGACCGCCACAGGACATGGCTGACTGCCTCAGGCCACTGTCGAATGCAAGTTGTTGCATGTTCTTGACCAGCTTGCCCAACAACTCACTGGCCGCTTGCACTTTGCCCACCGACGACGTGTTCTCCTCGCGAGAACGCTGGGCACCAAGGACAACGCGCTGCTCGATTCGCCCCCTTCCCGGAGAGTTCTGATCGGGCCCCTGCGAGCGGTCGCAAGACCTTTCCCggatctcgacgacgaaaatCGACGAGGACCCCATGGTGGCCGATGTTCCGATGTTCCTGGAGAACTCGGCACGCTCgaagggagaggaggagcacTGACGGACTGCAATCCCTTCACTCGATCGGCCTGCGGGGTACCCCAGAGCGatacgccgccgaggtctgTCTTCTCACCGTGATGTCACATAGCTCGCATGGTCCGGAGTGGCGTTTGAACGTTGCGAACGGAAACGGGAGTGCGGGACCATGTCCATCCACCTGGGTCCCTTTATTTTCAGCGTGGCCATGCATGTCGAGCCTGCATCATCCGGAATGGCGATTGATTGGTATTAATTACCGACTCGTacgaagtacaagtacaactccaagtacaaagtacatggAGCAAACACGGCGGTAAGAGTGCAGAGAGAATGATGACGATGCGTTCAGCATCAACAGCCAACAGTGTACCTTGGGCGTTCACATGCACCGTCTCCGCATCCTCGAGCCGGCTGGTAAATGCCTGCTCTTGCCGAAAATCGAGCTGGGGCTACTCTCTCCAAACATCACCAAGTTGGCTACTGG includes these proteins:
- a CDS encoding Protein kinase-like domain protein, producing MSPAAAIAGDEHGHVRFIPLTYDNTDSRRSALKLLLALMPQWAADEAYLDFVRFTDGITNTLLKAVNRRPGLSKAEIDREAILLRAYGNGTDVLIDREREAANHELLMRYKLAPELLARFANGMMYRFIPGAVAQPKDLADPEMLAAIARRLAQWHATVPCLSDGPVKPDRAANGSGNVARDDRTKVVNAAPGKPFPNLWTTMQKWILALPTDTEPQRQRRESLQREFEELVPKLSQRPGLGKNGLVFAHCDLLSANVIIHRAAGDAPTVSFIDYEYGTPSPVAFDLANHFAEWAGYDCDHSAVPTRSQRLAFVREYIKSYAKLSGETMDEEEETRKLMHEVDEFRGVPGFLWGIWSLIQATISHIAFDYATYAEDRLSEYWAYKAEADGSREASGKEMPLREKTWARRD